GCGATTGATGGCATGATTACAAATTTTCATCTGCCTAAATCGACCTTGATTATGCTTGTAAGTGCACTGGCTGGCCGTGAGAACGTTCTGAATGCCTATAATCAGGCCGTGGAGGAGCATTATCGGTTCTTCAGCTTTGGAGATGCTATGCTCATTATTTAATAAATAGGTTATCTCTGTACTTCGATAACTGTCTAGCTCCTAGCGCCGATAAAGGGGCGCTCTGCGCTTTAAATGGAAGGAGAACTGTAAGTTGACTGCAATTCGTTATGAATTAATTAAAACATGTAAGCAAACCGGTGCCCGTCTGGGACGGGTCCATACGCCGCATGGATCTTTTGAAACTCCTGTGTTCATGCCTGTGGGAACACTTGCTACAGTAAAAACCATGTCCCCTGAAGAATTAGTGGAAATGGGTGCGGGCATTATTCTGAGCAATACTTACCACCTGTGGCTTCGACCCGGTCAGGAAATTGTGGAAGAAGCAGGCGGCCTGCATAAGTTTATGAATTGGGACCGGGCCATTCTGACAGATTCCGGCGGGTTTCAGGTGTTCAGTCTTAGTGAATTCCGTAAGATTGAAGAAGAAGGCGTTCATTTCAGGAACCACCTGAATGGAGACAAGCTGTTTTTATCACCTGAAAAAGCAATGGACATTCAAAATTCCCTTGGTTCAGATATTATGATGGCGTTTGATGAATGCCCGCCTTACCCAGCATCCTTCGAATATATGAAGAAGTCAGTAGAGCGGACTTCCCGCTGGGCTGAGCGATGCTTACAAGCACATAAACGCCCGAATGATCAGGGACTCTTCGGAATTATTCAGGGTGGAGAATATGAGGAGCTGCGTAAACAAAGCGCGAAAGACTTAACATCTCTTGATTTCCCGGGGTATGCTGTTGGCGGTTTATCTGTAGGCGAGCCTAAAGATGTAATGAACCGTGTACTTGAGTTCACAACACCGCTTTTGCCGTCTGATAAGCCAAGATACCTTATGGGAGTAGGATCCCCCGATTCCCTGATTGATGGTTCAATCAGAGGGATTGATATGTTTGACTGTGTTCTCCCTACAAGGATTGCCAGAAACGGAACATTGATGACAAGTAATGGCAGACTGGTTGTTAAGAATGCAAAATTTGCAAGAGATTTTGGCCCAATTGACGAGAATTGCGATTGCTACACATGCCGTAATTACAGCCGTGCTTACATCAGGCATTTGATCCGCTGTGACGAAACATTTGGAATCAGGCTTACAACTTACCATAATCTCTATTTTCTGCTAAAATTAATGGAGCAGGTAAGACAGGCGATTAGAGATGATCGCTTGGGTGATTTTAGAGAAGAGTTTTTCGAAAGGTATGGATTCAATAAGCCTAACGCGAAGAACTTTTAATAATAAAAATTGAGAGTTCGTTTAAGGAGCAGCTTTTCCTTAAATCGGGACAATCTTTGAAAGGGGGAAAACTATGGAGCTTTTAGGAACATTAGGACCATTATTGCTGATGTTTGTTTTATTCTATTTCCTGTTAATTCGTCCGCAGCAGAAACGCCAAAAGGCAGTTCAGCAAATGCAAAGTGATTTAAAAAAGGGAGATAAGGTTGTTACAATCGGCGGTCTTCATGGATTTGTTGATGCCATCGACGAAGACAAAGTGGTTATTAAATGTGGTGACGGAAGCCGTCTTACATACGATCGTGCAGCGATCCGCGAAGTAACGCAGGCAACTGGCGATGCATTAGCAAAATCTTAATATCAAAAAAAGAAGGTCCTGAATTTCAGGACCTTCCAGTTTGTAGACAAAAAGAGTTCGGAATAGTCTCATTCCGAACTCTTTTTTCATTTTTTGTAGGACTTCAAGTAATTACAGAGAATTGCAGACCTCTCCGAGGTTATCATTTAGGCCATTTCTGGACCTTGCCAAGTCCAGGTGGCCATTTTCTTCAAATTCATGGCAGCGAAAGTAAGCATCGCCTGCATCGACATTTTTTAAGTCCCCTGAGGGTTGTCCAACGCATGCCATGCTTTTCTTTTGCATCTGCGAATACTCGTTCAATTGTTTCTTTGCGTTTTTCATAGATCGGTTTGACGTCTTGATGGTGGCGAAGATGATCTGCTTCTTCCACATGTTCCTCCCACACATGACGTTGAATCAGTTTTTGATGTGCTTGACTCTGTGTGCATTGAGACAAGAAAGGGCATCCAGCACAAATTCGAGGATCTGATTTATATTGACGATACCCTTCCTTTGTAGTTGTAGTATATTTTAATATCTCACCAGTTGGGCAAATGTAACAGTCAAAATGCTCATCATAAACATACTCATGTTTTCTGAAGAAACCCTCTTTTGTGCGAGGTCGTGTGTAAGGTAAAGCAGGTGTGATGTCGTTTTTCAATAAGTAGCTCGTGATAGCAGGTGTTTTATAGGCTGCGTCTGCCGCAACAGCTTTTGGTTTACTAACTTTCTCAATAACTTGTTCTACCAATGGCTCTAAAATATGACTATCATGCGTGTTACCAGGGGTTACAATTGCGCCTAACACGAAGCCGTTGCGGTCTGCGGCCGCATGGAAAGAATAAGCGAACTGTTTTGTACGCTCATCTTTTACATAGTAGCCACTCTCTGGATCTGTTGTACTTTCCTTGATTTCTTTGTATTCTTCTTTATCAAACTTATCTGGTGGAAACGGCTTTTTTCCATGATCCTCGCGGTCTTGGTTAATCTCCTCTTGAAGGCGTTCTTGATAAGCACGGGTTTCTTTTCGAACAACTTTCTTTTCAAATTTGCGTTTATTTGCACTCGCTTTTACATGAGTAGAATCTACAAAAACGTGTTCAGCACTAATTAAATTCTTTTCAGCTGCGGTTTTTAAGATTCGGTAAAATATTTGTTCAAAGAGATCGGTGTCTTTAAATCGGCGCTCATAATTTTTACCGAAAGTTGAGAAGTGAGGAACTTTATCGTGAAAGCCATATCCTAAAAACCATCGATAAGCCATATTCGTTTTCAATTCTTCAATTGTTTGACGCATGGAGCGAATACCGAAGGTATATTGAATAAATGTGAGTTTAATTAATATTACAGGGTCAATACTTGGGCGGCCTTTTTCTGAATACTTATCTTTTACCAAGTCATAGATGAATGAGAAATTAATCGCCGCTTCAATTTTGCGGACCAAATGGTCCGCCGGTACAAGTTCGTCTAAAGCAACCATTTCAATTTGATCCCGTTGAATTGGATTATGTTTTGAAAGCATTTAAATCACCTCAAGCATTGTATTACTTCTATTTTAAAATAAAAAAGACTGCAGACAAGCACGATTTTCATCGAGTTTGTCGACAGTCTGGAAGGTCCTGAATTTCAGGACCTTCTTTTTTAAGCTGTTCTTTTAGTGTTGAGATTAACTCCCAATATACCGCCCATCATTGCAGTCAGCGTAAAACAGGTGTGGTATATCATTTGCTCCATATCAAATAAACTGTCATGTCCCAAATATTGAAATAGAAAAATAACGATTGAGTAAATAAGGCCTGTCAAGCCTCCAAGCAGCCATCCTTTTTGCTTCCCTTTACCTCCGGATATGAACCCGCCCGCAAAAAGAGAAACAAATGAAACAGCAGAAATAATATACTGCAGGGAAGACTCCTGCAGCGAGGTGAACCGCAGAAGCAGTGAAAAAACGAGACTGCTCGCTACAGCAATGGCAAAAATGGCGATAATTCCATAAAGTACAGCGCTTCCGAAGTTCTTTGACTCTTCTATATTGACCCTCTCCCTTCTGAATCAGTAAATAGGAACAGCTTTTACCCCAGAGGCTATTCAGCTTAATCCTTAGTACAAGCATATTCACACAATGAAAAAATAGAATCTAAAATGTTCAAAGAAAAAGCCAGATAAAATCATAAAAGTTTTAATATGCGGAAGGATATAAAGGATTGCATCAAAAGGAGTGCTGTAGAAGTGGAAGAATATCTAATCATTGTAGGAAGAACATTATTTCTCTATGCAGTCATTCTTCTCATTTTTAGACTAATGGGCAAAAGAGAAATTGGTGAACTAAGCATCCTGGATTTAGTCGTCTATATCATGATTGCTGAACTTGCAGTAGTGGCGATTGAAACTCCGGATTCAGAAATCCTGAAAAATGTGCTGCCAATGCTCCTTTTGATGGTTGTGCAGATTGTGCTGGCCATACTTTCCCTGAAGAGCAAAACGTTCAGGGATGTCGTTGATGGCAAACCGACCATTATTATTAATAAAGGAAAAATTGATGAAAATGCCATGAGGAAACAGAGGTATAACTTTGATGACCTGCTTTTGCAGTTAAGAGAAAAAGATATTTCCAAAATCTCAGATGTGGAATTTGCCATCCTTGAATCTTCCGGTACTTTGTCAGTGTTTGAAAAAAGGACAGCAAAGAGGGGGAATTACAATCCCTTTAATCATAGATGGGACAATTCAGAAAACTAATCTGGAAACGATAAACAAAAGTGACTTTTGGCTTCGTCAGGAGCTTAGAAAAGAGGGGTATAAAGAGATATCAAATATATCATTCTGCAGCTATGAAAATGGCCAATTTTATGTAGATCTGCTTGACGAAAGGAAATAAATCGAGGCCAGCTCAAGATAGGCAAAATTGAGCTGACCCTGCTGATATAGGCAGATTATCTAAATGCAAACCTTGATAATAATCTGCCAACCCATGGAATCCGAATCAGATCACTCTTTTTAATCAGCTTGAAGAATAATAAGAAAATTATATATACAGAAGTGATGGCGGAAGAAATCACAATTACCCTCACTGCTGTATTTAAGTCAGGGGAAAGTAAATCTTTGAGCATCCAGAAGCCAATGCCCCCTGACAAAAACATGGCAATAAACGTCATTAGATAGTCCCTGATGAAAAAAGTAAACGAAATAGCTTTCAGTACTGTTGCAAAGTGAAGCATTGTCACCAGGACTGTGCCGGTCAGAATTCCCATCGCAACACCATTGATGCCAAATGCAGGCTGGCTGGCAAGTAGGAAGATGACTGCCGTTTTAACGGCAGCGCCAATCAGACTGTTGATCATTGCGGCACGGGCCAGATTTAATGCCTGTAAAGTTGCCTGAAGAGGTCCCTGATAATAATAAAACAGAAAAAATGGCGCCATCAATTTAATAAAATGAGAACCGCTTGAGGAGCCGTACATTACTTCCATCAATTGATCGGAAAGGACATAAAGAACCACCACTGCCAGGCCGCCAGTAATAAATGCAAACCGAAGTGCCTGCTGAAGCCGGTATTCGATCAGACGCATATTATTCTGGGAATTTGCTTCGCTGATAGCCGGAACAAGAGATGTTGACAAAGAATAAGTAATAAACGATGGAAGCATCAGAAGAGGCATGGCAAAGCCGGTAAGAGCACCATATTGCTTCGTAGCCGCAGCGGCCGCCACCCCTGCAAGTGCAAGACTCTGTGCTACCACAATCGGTTCAAAAAACCAGGCGACTGAACCGATCATTTTGCTGCCTGTCGTTGGAAGAGCGACGGTCATCAATTCGTTAAATGTACTTTTTCCGGAAGACACAAATTTAAAGAATTGTTTCCTGACTCTGAATTTCTTTTTAAGCTTAAATGTGGTCATTAAATAAAGCAATGATGCAAGCTCCCCAATGACTGCTGCCAGCATGGCTCCGCTGCCGCATACTCAATTCCGTATGGCAGAAATGCCTTAGTCATCAAAGCAATCAGGCTTATTCGGACTACCTGTTCAATCATCTGGGAATAGGCAGCAGGCTTCATGTTCTGTCTGCCCTGAAAATAACCCCGAATGACAGAAGAAATTGCAATGATCGGCACGATAGGGGCGATCGCCATCAAAGGAAGCTGTGTGCGTTCATCGGTAAAGAGTGTATCTGATAATAATGGAGCAAGCAAAATTAAAGCAGGAGTGAAAACAATTGAAAGTGAGATAGTCGTCGCTAAGGAAACAACTAATATTTTCTTGATTTTTGCTGTATCTCCCTTTGCCTCCGCTTCGGCCACATTCTTAGAAATAGCAACCGGCAGCCCAAGCTGTGTGATAGTGACGACTAGAATCATGGTGGGAAAAGCCATCATATAAAGGCCAACGCCTTCTTCTCCAATAAACCGGGCAATGACAATTCTGTTTATAAAGCCCAGGACCCTGGTCACCAGGCCTGCAGCGAGCAGGATCATGGTACCTTTCAGAAATTTGGACATTCAACTCCCTGCCTTCTCAAAATGGGTATTATCATATACAATTATCTATATGCAAGGAAGAGGACAAAGCATGACAAGCTATCATAATTTCCATGTGAATAATGGCGGGGAGGCGGCTGAAAGTGAAAATCGGCCATGAATATGATTATTTTCGCACTACGGTAAAACCTGCATTGGAAAGCAAATTAGATGAATTTCGGCTGCTGGGATATAAAAAAGTGACTGAACAGGAGCTCTGGGAATTCCTCACAAAGAAGAAGTGGAAAAACACAAAAGAAAATGTCAGGCTATTTGAAATTGTAGAAGAAATCATGGAGGTAAAAGTGAGTGAATACATTCACTATGCTACCATCGAGGCTTTTAAAGAGGCTGACTTTGTTTTTGATAGTGAAGAAGAGAGAAGGGAACTGTTAAAATAGTCAACTTTCTACTTTTTACAAAAATTAACATGGTATATGACAAATTGACAGGTTTTACAATCTGTCTCATAATGAAAAGCGGAGTAAACGGTATTATTTCATGTCAGTTTTCATACATAGAATGAAATTCAAGAACGGATAGTAAAGCCAGCTAGGGTTCAAACAAAGTCATAATACTGGGGGCTGCATTGAAAAGATATGCAGCTTTCCGACGCAAGACTGTATGGTTAATGATGCATCACAGAGGTTGAAGTGGTGCTTGTGATTTCAATAAGCGGGCGATAGCTAAGGAGGATTTATTCATAATGGTAAAGCGCAGCCGTATTGTTGCCTTTTTCCTGATTGTTGTATTATTGGGAAGCCTGGCAGGGGCAACGACAAACAACATTTTAAAAAATATTAAGCTGGGCCTTGATTTGCAGGGCGGATTTGAAGTCCTCTATGAGGTAACGCCAAAAGATGGGCAGAAGGTTGATAAAGCCGTCCTTGCAAGTACTGCCGAAGCACTGGATAGGCGGATCAATGTTCTTGGAGTCAGTGAGCCGAATATCCAGATTGAGGGAGATAAGAGGATCCGCGTTCAGCTTGCTGGTGTAACAGATCAGAATAAGGCAAGGGAAATTCTATCCACAGAAGCTAATCTATCATTTAGAGATGTTAATGATCAATTGATGATGGATGGTTCAGACCTTGCTGAAAATGGGGCAAAGCAGACATTCGATGAAAACGGAAAGCCAAGTGTTTCATTGAAGCTGAAGAGTGCAAGCAAATTTAAAGATGTAACTCAAAAAATTGTCAATATGGGAGCGCCAAATAACCTGCTTGTCATTTGGCTTGATTTTGAAGAAGGCCAGGATTCATTCCAGGCTGAGTCAGCAAAAGAAGATCCAAAATACTTATCTGCTCCACAGGTAAGCCAGATCTTTAATCAGGATACCGTGTCCATTGTTGGGAATTTTACGATTGAAGAAGCAAAGACACTGTCGGATTTGTTGAATGCCGGTTCCCTGCCAGTACAGCTCGATGAAGTTTATTCGACATCGGTAGGTGCGAAATTCGGTGAGCAGGCAATGGAAACGACTATTCTTGCCGGTATTATTGGAATTGCCATTATATTTATCTACATGATTGCGGTATATCGTTTCCCTGGGTTTATAGCAACAATTACATTATCTTTCTATATTTATCTGATTTTACTCGTATTTGACTGGATGAATGGCGTATTGACGCTGCCTGGTATTGCTGCGCTCATTCTGGGGGTTGGTATGGCTGTTGATGCGAATATTATTACCTATGAGAGAATCCGCGAAGAAATAAAAGTGGGCAGAACAATCAAGTCAGCTTTTCAGGCTGGTGAGAAAAACTCCCTTTCGACGATATTTGATGCAAATATCACAACCATTTTAGCAGCAGCCGTTTTATTCATGTATGGGACAAGTTCTGTAAAAGGATTTGCTACCATGCTTATTATAAGCATCCTGGCAAGCTTTATTACTGCGGTTTATGGCACAAGGCTGCTAATGGGGCTTTGGGTTCATAGTAAAGCACTGAATAAAAAGCCAGGCTGGTTTGGTGTTAAAAAAAGTGAAATCAAAAACATTGCTGAAAATTACGATACTCTGGATTTGCCGACCAAGTTCGATAAATTTGATTTTGTAGGGAACCGCAAGAAGTTCTTCATCCTTTCTGCTGTATTAATTGCAGTGGGAATCATTGTTGTTTCTATTTTCCGTTTAAATCTAGGAATCGATTTTGTCAGCGGTACCCGCATCGAGCAGCAGGCAAGTGAACCTTTAACAAAAGAAAAATTTCAAGCTGAATTATCAGCGCTTGGAATCGAGACAGATGATATTGTCATCTCGGGCGATAATAAAGAAATCGGTGTTGCTAGATTTAAAGATGTTTTAACTAAAGATGAAATAGCAGAGGTTAAAACTCATTTTCATGAAGAATTCGGTCAAGATCCGAATGTCAGCACAGTTTCACCAACTGTAGGAAAAGAGCTCGCTAAAAATGCACTAAAAGCTCTTGCCATAGCCTCTGTAGGCATTATCATCTATGTAACCATTCGATTTGAGATCAAGATGGCTATTCCAGCAGTTTTTGCACTTCTGCATGATGCCTTCTTTATAATCGCTGTATTTAGCTTTACGCGTCTTGAAGTGGACATTACCTTCATTGCAGCAGTACTGACGGTAGTAGGTTATTCGATCAACGATACAATCGTAACGTTCGACCGGATGCGTGAGAATATGCAGAAAAAGAAAAAGCTCAAATCATTCGAAGATATTGCTGATGTTGTAAACAAAAGTCTTCGCCAAACGCTTGGCCGCTCTGTGAATACTGTTTTAACTGTTGTATTTACTGTCGTTGCGCTCCTGGTGTTTGGAAGTGAGTCAATCAGAAATTTCTCGTTTGCGCTTCTGATCGGTTTAATTGCAGGTACCTATTCATCGATTTTCCTTGCTGCGCAGATTTGGGCAGTATGGAAAGGCAAAGAACTGAAAGAAAAAGGCGTTATTAATACCGTAAAAGAAAAACGCAAAGTCAGTGACGAACCTCAAGTATAATACTTTCAAAAACTCAGGCGAATGCCTGAGTTTTTTTGTTAATCTGGAAAACTGGATGCCGTCTATTTTACAAAAAAGGTTAATGATTCCGGGAAATAGGATAAACTAAAAACAAGTTCAGGGAGGAAGGAAGTATCG
This window of the Cytobacillus pseudoceanisediminis genome carries:
- the tgt gene encoding tRNA guanosine(34) transglycosylase Tgt, which translates into the protein MTAIRYELIKTCKQTGARLGRVHTPHGSFETPVFMPVGTLATVKTMSPEELVEMGAGIILSNTYHLWLRPGQEIVEEAGGLHKFMNWDRAILTDSGGFQVFSLSEFRKIEEEGVHFRNHLNGDKLFLSPEKAMDIQNSLGSDIMMAFDECPPYPASFEYMKKSVERTSRWAERCLQAHKRPNDQGLFGIIQGGEYEELRKQSAKDLTSLDFPGYAVGGLSVGEPKDVMNRVLEFTTPLLPSDKPRYLMGVGSPDSLIDGSIRGIDMFDCVLPTRIARNGTLMTSNGRLVVKNAKFARDFGPIDENCDCYTCRNYSRAYIRHLIRCDETFGIRLTTYHNLYFLLKLMEQVRQAIRDDRLGDFREEFFERYGFNKPNAKNF
- the yajC gene encoding preprotein translocase subunit YajC translates to MELLGTLGPLLLMFVLFYFLLIRPQQKRQKAVQQMQSDLKKGDKVVTIGGLHGFVDAIDEDKVVIKCGDGSRLTYDRAAIREVTQATGDALAKS
- a CDS encoding TIGR04086 family membrane protein, which gives rise to MEESKNFGSAVLYGIIAIFAIAVASSLVFSLLLRFTSLQESSLQYIISAVSFVSLFAGGFISGGKGKQKGWLLGGLTGLIYSIVIFLFQYLGHDSLFDMEQMIYHTCFTLTAMMGGILGVNLNTKRTA
- a CDS encoding post-transcriptional regulator — its product is MKIGHEYDYFRTTVKPALESKLDEFRLLGYKKVTEQELWEFLTKKKWKNTKENVRLFEIVEEIMEVKVSEYIHYATIEAFKEADFVFDSEEERRELLK
- the secDF gene encoding protein translocase subunit SecDF, with amino-acid sequence MVKRSRIVAFFLIVVLLGSLAGATTNNILKNIKLGLDLQGGFEVLYEVTPKDGQKVDKAVLASTAEALDRRINVLGVSEPNIQIEGDKRIRVQLAGVTDQNKAREILSTEANLSFRDVNDQLMMDGSDLAENGAKQTFDENGKPSVSLKLKSASKFKDVTQKIVNMGAPNNLLVIWLDFEEGQDSFQAESAKEDPKYLSAPQVSQIFNQDTVSIVGNFTIEEAKTLSDLLNAGSLPVQLDEVYSTSVGAKFGEQAMETTILAGIIGIAIIFIYMIAVYRFPGFIATITLSFYIYLILLVFDWMNGVLTLPGIAALILGVGMAVDANIITYERIREEIKVGRTIKSAFQAGEKNSLSTIFDANITTILAAAVLFMYGTSSVKGFATMLIISILASFITAVYGTRLLMGLWVHSKALNKKPGWFGVKKSEIKNIAENYDTLDLPTKFDKFDFVGNRKKFFILSAVLIAVGIIVVSIFRLNLGIDFVSGTRIEQQASEPLTKEKFQAELSALGIETDDIVISGDNKEIGVARFKDVLTKDEIAEVKTHFHEEFGQDPNVSTVSPTVGKELAKNALKALAIASVGIIIYVTIRFEIKMAIPAVFALLHDAFFIIAVFSFTRLEVDITFIAAVLTVVGYSINDTIVTFDRMRENMQKKKKLKSFEDIADVVNKSLRQTLGRSVNTVLTVVFTVVALLVFGSESIRNFSFALLIGLIAGTYSSIFLAAQIWAVWKGKELKEKGVINTVKEKRKVSDEPQV